A window of Apium graveolens cultivar Ventura chromosome 8, ASM990537v1, whole genome shotgun sequence contains these coding sequences:
- the LOC141680366 gene encoding pentatricopeptide repeat-containing protein At3g56030, mitochondrial-like — MLNPLKTLNFPSLVLRRTLTLSFSTLIPTTSHHYDDLINAVRRSDDFSVVRRLLNNRWRDDFLNTKFTFNFITSDLSALEETLQTLKYLDIGFAKKGAYDSLIARLSKLEHTSHALCVAQIMVSDNVGANAMSFHPILNYMSRKNNGYYCDGSLEEAVKVVDEMDENGIVYDSRTYDAIVLGACKAKRLDGGLVLLRRMVDEGM, encoded by the exons ATGTTAAACCCTCTCAAAACCCTCAATTTCCCATCACTAGTCCTCCGCCGTACACTCACTCTCTCCTTCTCCACTCTAATCCCCACCACCTCCCACCACTACGATGACCTTATTAATGCTGTCAGACGCTCCGACGACTTCTCCGTTGTCCGCCGCCTCCTCAACAACCGCTGGCGCGACGACTTTTTAAACACCAAGTTCACTTTCAACTTTATTACATCTGATCTCAGCGCACTCGAGGAGACCTTACAAACCCTCAAATATCTCGATATCGGGTTTGCTAAGAAAGGCGCGTACGACTCTTTAATCGCTCGGTTGTCAAAGTTAGAACACACGAGCCACGCCCTGTGCGTGGCCCAAATTATGGTCTCCGATAATGTCGGAGCTAATGCGATGTCGTTTCACCCCATTTTGAATTATATGTCCAGGAAGAACAATG GGTATTATTGTGATGGCAGCTTAGAGGAGGCTGTTAAAGTTGTTGATGAAATGGATGAGAATGGAATTGTTTATGATTCGAGAACTTATGACGCTATTGTATTGGGTGCCTGTAAGGCAAAAAGATTGGACGGTGGTTTAGTGTTGTTGAGAAGAATGGTGGATGAGGGAATGTGA